A window from Bufo bufo chromosome 1, aBufBuf1.1, whole genome shotgun sequence encodes these proteins:
- the TMED1 gene encoding transmembrane emp24 domain-containing protein 1, protein MASVRGLLLVLLPLVSAGLSQPQDSELTFLLPAGRQECFYQTALYNGSMEVEYQVIGGAGLDVDFSVTTPSGILLIVERRRSDGVHTVEPTEAGDYMICFDNSFSTISEKLVFFELIFDGQQVEDEPDSWADIVEPDELLDIKIEDIKESIESMKSRLERSMQMQTVLRAFEARDRNLQESNLGRVNFWSAVNLGVLVVVAFLQVYMLKSLFDDKRKIRT, encoded by the exons ATGGCTTCGGTACGCGGCCTGTTGCTTGTGCTGCTGCCCCTGGTCTCCGCGGGGCTGAGCCAGCCTCAGGACTCGGAGCTgaccttcctgctgccggccgggaGGCAGGAGTGCTTCTACCAGACGGCGCTGTACAATGGCAGCATGGAGGTGGAGTACCAG GTGATTGGAGGAGCTGGACTGGATGTGGATTTCTCGGTCACCACCCCATCCGGGATCCTTCTGATTGTGGAGAGGAGGAGATCCGATGGTGTCCACAC GGTGGAGCCCACAGAGGCCGGAGACTACATGATCTGCTTCGATAACTCCTTCAGCACCATCTCGGAGAAGCTGGTGTTCTTCGAGCTGATCTTTGACGGGCAGCAGGTGGAGGACGAGCCGGACAGCTGGGCCGATATAGTGGAGCCGGATGAGCTTCTGGATATAAAGATAGAAGACATTAAG GAATCCATAGAGAGTATGAAGTCCAGGCTGGAGAGGAGTATGCAAATGCAGACTGTCCTCAGAGCCTTTGAAGCAAGAGACCGCAACCTACAAGAGAGCAACCTGGGCCGGGTGAATTTCTGGTCAGCCGTCAACCTTGGGGTGCTGGTCGTGGTGGCCTTCCTTCAGGTTTACATGTTAAAGAGCCTCTTTGATGATAAGCGTAAGATTCGGACGTAG